The proteins below come from a single Thermopolyspora flexuosa genomic window:
- a CDS encoding ATP-dependent DNA helicase UvrD2, with amino-acid sequence MEPEDVLTGLDPEQREVALAVRGPVCVLAGAGTGKTRAITHRIAYAVLSGVVDARNVLAVTFTTRAAGELRRRLQALGAPGVQARTFHAAALRQLHYFWPKVIGGEPPRVVESKLPLLTEAYRTLRRAVDRTELRDVAAEIEWAKVLQVGPEEYADAAAKAGRATSVPAEEIARLYQAYELLRRERHLVDFETILELMAAVMTEHPEVAAQVRAQYRYFVVDEYQDVNPLQKLLLDTWLGGRDDLCVVGDPNQTIYSFTGATPQYLTNFTVEFPDARVLHLVRDYRSTPQVVTLANRVMTGSRSARRLRLVAQRPDGPEPVFAEYDDEPAEAEGVARGIRELLAAGVPAREIAVLFRVNAQSETYEQALAEAGVPYVLHGAERFFERPEVRRAVVLLRGAARSAGAADPLVPAVRDVLVGAGLTPEPPAGGQARERWESLKALADLAEQYAAQAGDAADLAGFVAELERRAAEQHAPQVEGVTLASLHAAKGLEWDAVFLVGLTDGTLPITYATTPEQVEEERRLLYVGITRAREHLHLSWALARSPGGRRVRRPSRFLDGLVPATAGRGTAPAWQRHDDGPRPARRRRTLALPVTCRVCGATLVGGPQQKLGRCADCPAPYDEELLERLRAWRAAEAARAKVPAFVVFTDVTLQSIAERVPTTEQELLAITGMGKVKVDRYGAAVLAICRGAEPDELADLDGAAG; translated from the coding sequence TTGGAACCCGAGGACGTACTGACCGGTCTCGACCCCGAGCAGCGTGAGGTCGCCCTCGCGGTGCGCGGCCCGGTGTGCGTGCTCGCCGGGGCCGGCACGGGCAAGACCCGCGCGATCACGCACCGCATCGCGTACGCCGTGCTGAGCGGCGTCGTCGACGCGCGCAACGTGCTCGCGGTTACCTTCACCACGCGCGCCGCCGGGGAGCTGCGCCGGCGGCTGCAGGCGCTCGGCGCGCCCGGGGTGCAGGCGCGCACCTTCCACGCCGCCGCGCTGCGCCAGCTCCACTACTTCTGGCCGAAGGTGATCGGCGGCGAGCCCCCGCGGGTGGTCGAGTCGAAGCTGCCGCTGCTCACCGAGGCGTACCGCACGCTGCGGCGCGCCGTGGACCGGACCGAGCTGCGCGACGTCGCCGCCGAGATCGAGTGGGCGAAGGTGCTGCAGGTCGGCCCCGAGGAGTACGCCGACGCGGCGGCGAAGGCGGGCCGCGCCACCTCCGTCCCGGCCGAGGAGATCGCCCGGCTGTACCAGGCGTACGAGCTGCTGCGCCGGGAGCGGCACCTGGTCGACTTCGAGACCATCCTCGAGCTCATGGCCGCGGTGATGACCGAGCACCCCGAGGTCGCCGCGCAGGTCCGCGCCCAGTACCGGTACTTCGTCGTCGACGAGTACCAGGACGTCAACCCGCTGCAGAAGCTGCTGCTCGACACCTGGCTCGGCGGCCGCGACGACCTGTGCGTGGTCGGCGACCCGAACCAGACCATCTACTCGTTCACCGGGGCCACGCCGCAGTACCTGACGAACTTCACCGTGGAGTTCCCGGACGCGAGGGTGCTGCACCTGGTGCGGGACTACCGGTCCACGCCGCAGGTGGTGACGCTCGCCAACCGGGTGATGACCGGCTCCCGGAGTGCGCGCCGGCTGCGGCTGGTGGCGCAGCGCCCGGACGGGCCCGAGCCGGTGTTCGCCGAGTACGACGACGAGCCCGCCGAGGCCGAGGGGGTGGCCCGCGGCATCCGCGAGCTGCTCGCCGCGGGCGTGCCCGCCCGCGAGATCGCCGTGCTGTTCCGGGTGAACGCCCAGTCCGAGACGTACGAGCAGGCGCTCGCCGAGGCGGGCGTCCCGTACGTGCTGCACGGCGCCGAGCGGTTCTTCGAGCGGCCCGAGGTACGGCGGGCCGTGGTGCTGCTGCGCGGCGCCGCCCGGTCCGCCGGGGCCGCCGATCCGCTCGTCCCGGCGGTGCGCGACGTGCTCGTCGGCGCCGGGCTCACCCCCGAGCCGCCCGCGGGCGGGCAGGCCCGGGAGCGCTGGGAGTCGCTCAAGGCCCTCGCCGACCTCGCCGAGCAGTACGCGGCGCAGGCCGGGGACGCGGCCGACCTGGCCGGGTTCGTCGCCGAGCTGGAGCGGCGGGCCGCCGAGCAGCACGCGCCGCAGGTGGAGGGCGTGACGCTCGCCTCGCTGCACGCCGCCAAGGGCCTGGAGTGGGACGCGGTGTTCCTCGTCGGCCTCACCGACGGCACGCTGCCGATCACCTACGCCACCACGCCCGAGCAGGTGGAGGAGGAGCGCCGCCTGCTGTACGTCGGCATCACCCGGGCCCGCGAGCACCTGCACCTGTCCTGGGCGCTGGCCCGCTCGCCGGGCGGCCGCCGGGTGCGGCGCCCGTCCCGGTTCCTCGACGGCCTCGTCCCGGCCACCGCCGGCCGCGGCACGGCCCCGGCGTGGCAGCGCCACGACGACGGGCCGCGCCCCGCGCGGCGGCGCCGTACGCTCGCCCTCCCCGTCACCTGCCGGGTCTGCGGGGCCACGCTCGTCGGCGGCCCGCAGCAGAAGCTCGGCCGGTGCGCCGACTGCCCCGCGCCGTACGACGAGGAGCTGCTCGAGCGGCTGCGCGCCTGGCGCGCCGCCGAGGCGGCCCGCGCGAAGGTGCCCGCGTTCGTCGTGTTCACCGACGTCACCCTGCAGTCGATCGCGGAGCGGGTGCCGACCACCGAGCAGGAGCTCCTCGCCATCACCGGTATGGGTAAGGTCAAGGTCGACCGGTACGGCGCGGCGGTGCTCGCCATCTGCCGCGGCGCCGAGCCCGACGAGCTCGCCGATCTCGACGGGGCCGCCGGGTGA
- a CDS encoding acyl-CoA thioesterase: MNKALREVLDLLDLEQIELDIFRGRSPAERIQRVFGGQVAAQALVAAGRTVPEGRQVHSLHAYFIRPGDPSVPIVYYVDRTRDGRSFTTRRVTAIQHGKAIFTMSASFHIAEDGPGHQATAMPEVPDPESLPTYAEHVRNANGLDPGIREWLSRPRPVDFRYATPLVWEAKADPALRGSSTRVWFRYDADLPDDPLLHVVLAAYASDFTLVDTVLLARGLAWGASDITAASLDHAMWFHRPLRVDDWVLYAQEAPWSGSARGLARGEMFTRSGELAVSVVQECLLRTAD, from the coding sequence GTGAACAAGGCGCTGAGGGAGGTGCTCGACCTGCTCGACCTGGAGCAGATCGAGCTCGACATCTTCCGCGGGCGCAGCCCCGCCGAGCGCATCCAGCGCGTCTTCGGCGGCCAGGTGGCCGCGCAGGCGCTCGTCGCGGCCGGCCGTACCGTGCCGGAGGGGCGGCAGGTGCACTCGCTGCACGCCTACTTCATCCGGCCGGGCGACCCCAGCGTGCCGATCGTCTACTACGTGGACCGGACCCGGGACGGCCGGTCGTTCACCACCCGCCGGGTCACCGCGATCCAGCACGGCAAGGCGATCTTCACGATGTCGGCGTCGTTCCACATCGCCGAGGACGGGCCGGGCCACCAGGCCACGGCGATGCCCGAGGTGCCGGACCCGGAGAGCCTGCCCACCTACGCCGAGCACGTGCGGAACGCGAACGGGCTCGACCCGGGCATCCGCGAGTGGCTGTCCCGGCCCCGGCCGGTGGACTTCCGCTACGCCACCCCGCTCGTCTGGGAGGCCAAGGCCGATCCGGCGCTGCGCGGCTCCTCGACCCGGGTGTGGTTCCGCTACGACGCCGACCTGCCCGACGACCCGCTGCTCCACGTGGTGCTCGCGGCGTACGCCTCGGACTTCACGCTCGTGGACACGGTGCTGCTCGCCCGGGGCCTGGCGTGGGGCGCGTCGGACATCACCGCGGCCTCGCTCGACCACGCGATGTGGTTCCACCGGCCGCTGCGGGTCGACGACTGGGTGCTGTACGCCCAGGAGGCGCCGTGGTCGGGGTCGGCGCGCGGCCTCGCCCGCGGCGAGATGTTCACCCGTTCCGGGGAGCTCGCGGTGTCGGTGGTGCAGGAGTGCCTGCTGCGCACCGCCGACTGA
- a CDS encoding WhiB family transcriptional regulator, with protein sequence MAASITDLIDEVEIPCRSDPDLWFAESPEDVEFAKALCGGCPIRKACLDRALERAEPWGVWGGELIIRGAIVPRKRPRGRPRKNPVAA encoded by the coding sequence ATGGCGGCATCGATCACGGACCTGATCGATGAGGTCGAGATTCCCTGCCGCAGCGACCCTGACCTCTGGTTCGCCGAGTCCCCTGAGGACGTGGAGTTCGCGAAGGCGCTGTGCGGCGGCTGCCCGATCCGGAAGGCGTGCCTCGACCGGGCCCTGGAGCGCGCCGAGCCGTGGGGTGTCTGGGGCGGCGAGCTGATCATCCGCGGCGCGATCGTGCCCCGGAAGCGGCCGCGTGGCCGCCCGCGCAAGAACCCCGTCGCGGCCTGA
- a CDS encoding ABC1 kinase family protein, with product MSDLPRRAVTRSAKLAALPLGFAGRTAIGLGKRIGGRSAEVVAEEIQQRTAEQIFKVLGELKGGAMKLGQALSIFEAALPAEIAGPYRATLTKLQEAAPPLPTATVHRVLREQLGDDWRDLFLEFDDSPAAAASIGQVHRAVWRDGRRVAVKIQYPGVGKALMSDFKQLARVGKLFGALLPGLDIKAVLTEVRERVAEELDYLREAEAQHAFALEYHDDPDFHIPDVVAANEAIIVTEWMDGVPLSKIIADGTKEERDRAGLLLARFLFSSPARVGMLHADPHPGNFRMLPDGRMGVLDFGAVNRLPGGYPKVFGTLIRIFNEGDMETVIRGLRREGFILPHITVDPDELRAFLAPYVEPTRVEEFTFSREWLQRQFASVADIRSNGVVRRLNLPPAYVLIHRVHAAGVGVLCQLGTTARFRDEVIRWVPGFADDDPEQDAALASVGG from the coding sequence GTGAGTGACCTCCCCCGTCGTGCAGTCACCCGTTCGGCCAAGCTCGCGGCGCTCCCCCTCGGTTTCGCCGGACGCACCGCGATCGGCCTCGGCAAGCGCATCGGCGGCAGGTCCGCCGAGGTGGTGGCCGAGGAGATTCAGCAGCGCACCGCCGAGCAGATCTTCAAGGTGCTCGGCGAGCTCAAGGGTGGCGCGATGAAGCTCGGCCAGGCGCTGTCCATCTTCGAGGCCGCGCTGCCCGCCGAGATCGCCGGGCCGTACCGGGCGACGCTCACCAAGCTGCAGGAGGCCGCGCCGCCGCTGCCCACCGCGACCGTGCACCGGGTGCTGCGGGAGCAACTCGGCGACGACTGGCGCGACCTGTTCCTCGAGTTCGACGACTCGCCGGCCGCGGCCGCGTCGATCGGCCAGGTGCACCGGGCGGTCTGGCGGGACGGCCGCCGGGTCGCGGTGAAGATCCAGTACCCGGGTGTCGGCAAGGCGCTCATGTCCGACTTCAAGCAGCTCGCCCGGGTCGGCAAGCTGTTCGGGGCGCTGCTGCCCGGGCTCGACATCAAGGCCGTGCTCACCGAGGTGCGCGAGCGGGTCGCCGAGGAGCTCGACTACCTGCGGGAGGCCGAGGCGCAGCACGCCTTCGCGCTCGAGTACCACGACGACCCGGACTTCCACATCCCGGACGTGGTGGCGGCGAACGAGGCGATCATCGTCACCGAGTGGATGGACGGCGTGCCGCTGTCCAAGATCATCGCTGACGGGACCAAGGAGGAGCGGGACCGGGCCGGGCTGCTGCTCGCGCGGTTCCTGTTCAGCTCGCCCGCCCGGGTGGGCATGCTCCACGCCGACCCGCACCCCGGCAACTTCCGCATGCTGCCCGACGGGCGGATGGGCGTGCTCGACTTCGGCGCGGTGAACCGCCTCCCCGGCGGCTACCCCAAGGTCTTCGGCACCCTCATCCGCATCTTCAACGAGGGCGACATGGAGACCGTCATCCGGGGCCTGCGCCGGGAGGGCTTCATCCTGCCGCACATCACCGTCGACCCGGACGAGCTGCGCGCCTTCCTCGCCCCGTACGTCGAGCCCACCCGGGTCGAGGAGTTCACCTTCAGCCGGGAGTGGCTGCAGCGCCAGTTCGCGAGCGTCGCGGACATCCGGTCGAACGGCGTGGTGCGGCGGCTCAACCTGCCCCCGGCGTACGTGCTCATCCACCGGGTGCACGCGGCCGGGGTGGGCGTGCTGTGCCAGCTCGGCACCACGGCCCGGTTCCGCGACGAGGTGATCCGCTGGGTGCCGGGCTTCGCCGACGACGATCCGGAGCAGGACGCCGCCCTCGCCTCCGTCGGAGGCTGA
- a CDS encoding ThiF family adenylyltransferase: MRPRVKPALRRLDRGGRSLQFGVHPARAVVLADVEPAVREVIDALDGTATVPEVVARARRHGLGEAAVRELLGLLAGCGVLDDAAVRPDALGGLSLAERDRLAPDLDELSVVTGATDGGLGAMRRRRAAHVRVYGAGRVGAQIVALLAAAGVGHLCVVDPGPARRRDLVPGGLGWEHVGRPRDEGAVELARRVAPAVNAWPGRAAARPGDGAPRPDLAVLAPVGPLDPVLVAELAEAGVPHLPAAAFEGFGTAGPLVLPGRTACLRCVEFHRRDRDPGRAMVSARLGGYPAGEVAGGTVLATLVAAYTAGQVLAFVEGRASHLIGSSVDLPPDSRRRKWSWKPHPECGCCPIERDLRRMVA; this comes from the coding sequence ATGAGGCCACGAGTCAAACCGGCGCTGCGCCGCCTCGACCGCGGCGGGCGCAGCCTGCAGTTCGGCGTGCACCCGGCGCGGGCGGTGGTGCTCGCCGACGTGGAACCCGCCGTCCGCGAGGTGATCGACGCGCTCGACGGCACCGCGACCGTGCCCGAGGTGGTCGCGCGGGCGCGGCGGCACGGGCTCGGCGAGGCGGCCGTGCGCGAGCTGCTCGGGCTGCTCGCCGGGTGCGGCGTGCTCGACGACGCCGCGGTCCGCCCGGACGCGCTCGGCGGCCTGTCGCTCGCCGAGCGGGACCGGCTCGCGCCCGACCTCGACGAGCTCTCCGTGGTGACCGGGGCCACCGACGGCGGGCTCGGCGCGATGCGGCGGCGCCGCGCGGCGCACGTCCGCGTGTACGGCGCCGGCCGGGTGGGCGCCCAGATCGTCGCGCTGCTCGCCGCGGCGGGCGTCGGCCACCTGTGCGTGGTCGATCCGGGCCCGGCCCGGCGGCGCGACCTGGTGCCCGGCGGGCTCGGCTGGGAGCACGTGGGGCGGCCGCGCGACGAGGGCGCGGTGGAGCTCGCCCGGCGCGTGGCGCCCGCCGTGAACGCCTGGCCGGGCAGGGCGGCGGCGCGGCCCGGCGACGGCGCGCCGCGGCCGGATCTCGCCGTGCTCGCGCCGGTGGGCCCGCTCGACCCGGTGCTCGTGGCCGAGCTCGCCGAGGCCGGGGTGCCGCACCTGCCCGCGGCGGCGTTCGAGGGGTTCGGCACGGCGGGGCCGCTCGTGCTGCCCGGGCGCACCGCCTGCCTGCGGTGCGTGGAATTTCACCGGCGCGACCGCGACCCGGGGCGGGCGATGGTGAGCGCGCGGCTCGGCGGCTACCCGGCGGGTGAGGTCGCGGGCGGAACGGTGCTGGCCACGCTGGTCGCCGCCTATACTGCGGGGCAAGTGTTGGCTTTCGTCGAGGGTCGTGCGAGTCATCTGATCGGCAGTTCGGTTGACCTTCCCCCCGACTCGCGCCGGCGGAAGTGGTCCTGGAAGCCACATCCCGAATGTGGCTGCTGTCCAATTGAGAGAGATTTACGGAGAATGGTCGCGTGA
- a CDS encoding M48 family metallopeptidase, which translates to MSPETVEVRRSARRRRTVSAYRDGDKTIVLLPAGLSRTDEERWVRRMLDRLAAKEQRRRPTDEDLMERAKELSARYLDGKAVPRSVRWVENQRHRWGSCTPDQGTIRISTRIRGMPAWVVDYVIMHELVHLLVPGHGPRFWKLVERYPRAERARGFLEGFSMAANAAAEEY; encoded by the coding sequence GTGTCCCCCGAGACTGTCGAGGTTCGGCGGAGCGCACGGCGCCGACGGACCGTATCCGCGTATCGCGATGGCGACAAGACAATAGTGCTGCTTCCCGCCGGACTGAGCAGGACCGACGAGGAACGGTGGGTCCGCCGCATGCTCGACCGGCTCGCGGCCAAGGAGCAGCGAAGACGCCCCACCGACGAGGATCTCATGGAACGGGCGAAGGAGCTTTCCGCCCGCTATCTCGACGGGAAGGCCGTGCCGCGCAGCGTGCGCTGGGTGGAAAATCAGCGGCACCGCTGGGGATCCTGTACGCCCGACCAGGGAACGATCCGGATTTCCACCCGGATTCGCGGCATGCCCGCCTGGGTCGTCGATTATGTGATCATGCACGAGCTGGTGCACCTGCTCGTACCCGGCCACGGCCCGCGCTTCTGGAAGCTCGTGGAACGTTACCCCCGAGCCGAGCGGGCACGCGGTTTTCTGGAGGGATTTTCCATGGCCGCCAACGCCGCAGCGGAGGAATATTGA
- a CDS encoding endonuclease/exonuclease/phosphatase family protein — translation MDVTESRSAVGGVIVTPRSGRPKVSAWFAWIAVTPFAWWAVVRLGGLESGSFTAQLMTATPYAVLASLVALLLAVLSRRRLAIAVAVAATASLAAAVIPRMTASAQPAADGPTLRVLSANLLFGRADAEAVVNLVRRVRPDVLSAQELSPAAVAELDEAGLKELLPHRVLHDEFGAGGSGLYARYPLTEVTGMFQAIGHNMPAARLTLPGGGQVELVAVHTYPPLGPRMTALWREGLRALPSAPSEGPYRILAGDFNASLDHAEFRGLVERGYVDAAEASGKGLIPTWPANRRVMPPIITIDHVLADRRLAVTGYEVHTLPRTDHRAVFTELRLPR, via the coding sequence GTGGACGTCACGGAATCGCGGTCCGCGGTCGGCGGGGTGATCGTCACCCCGCGGAGCGGGCGGCCGAAGGTGTCCGCCTGGTTCGCCTGGATCGCGGTCACGCCGTTCGCCTGGTGGGCCGTGGTCCGGCTCGGCGGGCTGGAGAGCGGCTCGTTCACCGCCCAGCTCATGACGGCCACGCCGTACGCGGTCCTCGCCTCCCTCGTGGCGCTGCTGCTCGCGGTGCTGTCGCGGCGGCGGCTCGCGATCGCGGTGGCGGTGGCGGCCACCGCGTCGCTCGCGGCGGCCGTGATCCCACGCATGACGGCCTCGGCGCAGCCCGCGGCGGACGGGCCGACGCTGCGGGTGCTCAGCGCCAACCTGCTGTTCGGCCGCGCCGACGCCGAGGCGGTGGTGAACCTGGTGCGCCGGGTCAGGCCCGACGTGCTGAGCGCCCAGGAGCTCTCCCCCGCGGCGGTGGCGGAGCTCGACGAGGCCGGGCTGAAGGAGCTGCTGCCGCACCGCGTGCTGCACGACGAGTTCGGCGCCGGGGGCAGCGGCCTGTACGCGCGGTACCCGCTCACCGAGGTGACCGGCATGTTCCAGGCGATCGGGCACAACATGCCGGCGGCGCGGCTCACGCTGCCCGGAGGCGGCCAGGTGGAGCTCGTGGCCGTGCACACCTACCCGCCGCTCGGCCCGCGGATGACCGCGCTGTGGCGGGAGGGCCTGCGGGCGCTGCCGTCGGCGCCGTCCGAGGGGCCGTACCGGATCCTCGCCGGGGACTTCAACGCGAGCCTCGACCACGCCGAGTTCCGTGGCCTTGTGGAGCGTGGGTACGTCGACGCCGCCGAGGCGAGCGGCAAGGGGCTGATCCCCACCTGGCCGGCGAACCGGCGGGTGATGCCGCCGATCATCACGATCGACCACGTGCTCGCCGACCGGCGGCTCGCGGTGACCGGCTACGAGGTGCACACGCTGCCGCGCACCGACCACCGGGCGGTGTTCACCGAGCTCCGGTTGCCGCGCTGA
- a CDS encoding NUDIX hydrolase, with product MSVAEEASRAGGLRADAIAVLEAWRAPSAAEEELRVRFLRHLRAHEDGMWRECVPGHVTATTAVLSHDGERVLLTLHGKAGMWLPMGGHCERGDTTVAQVALREAVEESGIPDLRLLPGPLALDRHRVWCHPPHSYHLDLEYGAVAPPGAEAVISDESLDLRWFPVDALPEPTDDATRRLVARARSLHARYVTPR from the coding sequence GTGAGCGTGGCGGAGGAGGCGTCCCGCGCCGGAGGGCTGCGCGCGGACGCGATCGCGGTGCTGGAGGCGTGGCGCGCGCCGTCCGCCGCCGAGGAGGAGCTGCGCGTGCGCTTCCTGCGGCACCTGCGCGCGCACGAGGACGGCATGTGGCGGGAGTGCGTGCCCGGGCACGTCACCGCGACCACCGCGGTGCTCTCCCACGACGGGGAGCGGGTGCTGCTCACGCTGCACGGCAAGGCGGGCATGTGGCTGCCCATGGGCGGGCACTGCGAGCGCGGGGACACCACGGTGGCGCAGGTCGCGCTGCGGGAGGCCGTTGAGGAGTCCGGCATCCCGGACCTGCGGCTGCTGCCGGGGCCGCTCGCGCTCGACCGGCACCGGGTGTGGTGTCACCCGCCGCACAGCTACCACCTGGATCTGGAGTACGGCGCGGTCGCGCCCCCGGGCGCGGAGGCCGTGATCAGCGACGAGTCGCTGGATCTGCGCTGGTTCCCGGTGGACGCGCTGCCGGAGCCGACCGACGACGCGACCCGGCGGCTGGTCGCCCGGGCGCGCTCTTTGCACGCGCGTTATGTCACGCCCAGGTAA
- a CDS encoding zinc-dependent metalloprotease — MFVDLEQMAAAMRQFADMLSAPSSGPVNWDMAKHIARRAVATEGDPSVMEGERREIVDALQLADLWLNEVTTLPSGINSPEAWSRSEWIEKTVPVWKQLCDPLAERMVETMGGTISSAGLPEEAKAMAGPLIGMLKQMSGVMVGTQIGQALGTLAGEVVGSSDIGLPLSENAALLPGGVAKFGHGLDIPPGEVRIYLALREAAHLRLFNHVPWLRARLIGAVEEYAKGITIDVSALEEQLGRLDLTNPEAIQEALTGGAMIKPQETERQKAALARLETLLALVEGWVSTVVDDAATGKLPAASALAETVRRRRATGGPAERTFATLVGLELRPRRLREAAALWRALKDARGIEGRDAVWSHPDLMPTAEDLDDPTSFVRGGGDFDISSLGEGGRDDEGDGPAPGGGDAAPSA, encoded by the coding sequence ATGTTCGTCGACCTGGAGCAGATGGCGGCCGCCATGCGGCAGTTCGCCGACATGCTGTCCGCCCCCTCCTCCGGGCCGGTCAACTGGGACATGGCCAAGCACATCGCCCGCCGCGCGGTCGCGACCGAAGGTGACCCCAGCGTAATGGAGGGTGAGCGACGCGAGATCGTCGACGCGCTCCAGCTGGCGGATCTTTGGTTGAACGAGGTGACCACGCTGCCCAGCGGGATCAACTCTCCGGAGGCGTGGAGCCGGTCGGAGTGGATCGAGAAGACCGTGCCGGTGTGGAAGCAGCTGTGCGACCCGCTGGCGGAGCGCATGGTCGAGACGATGGGCGGCACGATCTCCTCGGCCGGCCTGCCCGAGGAGGCCAAGGCGATGGCCGGGCCGCTGATCGGCATGCTCAAGCAGATGAGCGGCGTGATGGTCGGCACCCAGATCGGGCAGGCGCTCGGCACGCTCGCCGGCGAGGTGGTCGGCTCCTCCGACATCGGGCTGCCGCTGTCGGAGAACGCCGCGCTGCTGCCCGGCGGCGTCGCCAAGTTCGGCCACGGCCTCGACATCCCGCCGGGTGAGGTGCGGATCTACCTCGCCCTGCGCGAGGCGGCCCATCTGCGGCTGTTCAACCACGTGCCGTGGCTGCGGGCGCGGCTGATCGGCGCGGTCGAGGAGTACGCCAAGGGCATCACGATCGACGTGTCCGCGCTCGAGGAGCAGCTCGGCCGGCTCGACCTCACCAACCCCGAGGCGATCCAGGAGGCCCTCACCGGCGGCGCGATGATCAAGCCGCAGGAGACCGAGCGGCAGAAGGCGGCGCTCGCCCGGCTGGAGACGCTGCTCGCGCTGGTCGAAGGCTGGGTGAGCACGGTCGTCGACGACGCGGCCACCGGCAAGCTGCCCGCCGCCTCCGCGCTCGCCGAGACGGTACGGCGCCGCCGCGCCACCGGCGGCCCGGCCGAGCGGACCTTCGCCACGCTCGTCGGCCTGGAGCTGCGGCCGCGGCGGCTGCGGGAGGCCGCGGCGCTGTGGCGGGCGCTCAAGGACGCCCGGGGCATCGAGGGCCGGGACGCGGTGTGGAGCCACCCCGACCTCATGCCGACCGCCGAGGACCTCGACGACCCGACGTCGTTCGTGCGCGGCGGCGGGGACTTCGACATCTCCTCGCTCGGCGAGGGCGGCCGGGACGACGAGGGCGACGGGCCCGCACCGGGCGGCGGGGACGCCGCGCCGTCCGCGTGA
- a CDS encoding NAD-dependent epimerase/dehydratase family protein, producing the protein MTGAASGIGRAFLARVASSAEFRRVVAIDDHRGDVSEVTWRVLDVRDPLLANRISDVDVLVHLGGDFALDSDPAARRAYNLRAAETVLTACAAARVRRAVLVTSAMVYGAAPDNPVPLPEDAPVAAEPTAGIVGDYLEIEALARRSLRSHPGLEVTVLRPATLVGPGVDTVLTRHFEAPRLLTVKGCSPRWQFCHVDDLVSALELAALGAVSGVVAVGCDGWLEMEQVEEISGLRRLELPAGLTFGTAQRLHRLGFTPAPATDLHYVVYPWVVDCATLRAAGWKPSWTNEAALRQLIELREGRHAVVGRRVSGKDATLTAATAAGATAALIGTAAIVRRVRRRRA; encoded by the coding sequence GTGACGGGCGCGGCCAGTGGAATCGGCCGGGCGTTCCTCGCCCGGGTCGCCTCGTCTGCGGAGTTCCGCCGCGTGGTGGCGATCGACGACCACCGGGGGGACGTCTCGGAGGTGACCTGGCGGGTGCTCGACGTACGGGATCCGCTCTTGGCGAACCGGATCTCCGACGTCGACGTCCTGGTCCATCTCGGCGGCGACTTCGCGCTCGACTCCGACCCGGCGGCCCGCCGCGCCTACAACCTGCGCGCCGCCGAGACCGTGCTCACCGCCTGCGCCGCCGCCCGGGTGCGCCGGGCCGTACTCGTCACCAGCGCGATGGTGTACGGCGCGGCCCCCGACAACCCGGTCCCGCTGCCGGAGGACGCGCCGGTGGCGGCCGAGCCGACCGCCGGAATCGTCGGCGACTACCTGGAGATCGAGGCGCTGGCGCGGCGCTCGCTGCGCAGCCACCCGGGGCTGGAGGTCACCGTGCTGCGCCCGGCCACGCTCGTCGGCCCCGGCGTGGACACCGTGCTCACCCGCCACTTCGAGGCGCCGCGGCTGCTCACCGTGAAGGGCTGCTCGCCGCGCTGGCAGTTCTGCCACGTCGACGACCTGGTGTCGGCGCTCGAGCTCGCCGCGCTCGGCGCGGTTTCCGGCGTGGTGGCGGTGGGCTGCGACGGCTGGCTGGAGATGGAGCAGGTCGAGGAGATCTCCGGGCTGCGCCGCCTGGAGCTGCCCGCGGGACTCACCTTCGGTACGGCACAGCGGCTGCACCGGCTCGGGTTCACCCCGGCCCCGGCCACCGACCTGCACTACGTCGTCTATCCGTGGGTGGTGGACTGCGCCACGCTGCGCGCCGCCGGATGGAAGCCGAGCTGGACCAACGAGGCGGCGCTGCGGCAGCTCATCGAGCTGCGCGAGGGCAGGCACGCGGTGGTGGGCCGCCGGGTCTCCGGCAAGGACGCGACGCTCACCGCGGCCACCGCGGCCGGCGCCACCGCGGCGCTCATCGGCACCGCCGCGATCGTCCGCCGGGTGCGCAGGCGCCGCGCCTGA
- a CDS encoding molybdenum cofactor biosynthesis protein MoaE has product MDVIRLLGIRDTPLSVDEVVASVADHAAGGTTLFIGTVREEDHGKRVTRLAYEAHPTAEAELRRVAEKIAADFPVTAIAAVHRVGELALGDIAVIVAVAAPHRGEAFAASRRLIDDLKAQVPIWKHQFFADGTSEWVGACEAS; this is encoded by the coding sequence GTGGACGTCATCCGACTGCTCGGCATTCGCGACACCCCCCTGTCCGTGGACGAGGTGGTCGCCTCGGTGGCCGACCACGCCGCCGGCGGCACGACGCTGTTCATTGGCACGGTCCGGGAGGAGGACCACGGCAAGCGGGTCACCCGCCTGGCCTACGAGGCGCACCCCACCGCGGAGGCGGAGCTGCGCCGGGTCGCGGAGAAGATCGCCGCCGACTTCCCGGTCACCGCGATCGCCGCGGTCCACCGGGTCGGCGAGCTCGCCCTCGGCGACATCGCGGTGATCGTCGCGGTCGCCGCGCCGCACCGCGGCGAGGCGTTCGCCGCGTCCCGGCGGCTCATCGACGACCTGAAGGCCCAGGTGCCGATCTGGAAGCACCAGTTCTTCGCGGACGGCACGAGCGAGTGGGTCGGGGCCTGCGAGGCGTCCTGA